Genomic window ([Empedobacter] haloabium):
ATGTGCGCGCACACCGGCACACCGCGCTCGGTCAGGAAGCGCACCGTGTCGGCCAGCCAGCCTGCGCCTTCGATCTTGACGATGTGCGCGCCGGCCTGCATCAGCTGCACGCAGCTGGCCAGGGCCTGCTCGGGCGTGCCGTAGCTGCCGAAGGGCAGGTCGGCCATGATCATCGCCGACTTGGCGCCGCGCGCCACGGCCGCCGTGTGGTAAGCCACTTCCTGGACGGTGACGGGCAGCGTGGACGTGTGACCGTTGCACACCATGCCCAGCGAATCGCCGATCAGCAGGATCTCGACGCCGCTGCGCTCCATCAGCGCGGCGAAGCTCGCGTCGTAGCACGTCAGCATCGCGATCTTCTCGCCGGCCGCGTGCAGCGCGCGCAGCGACGGGATCGTCACGGCCTTGTTGGCCACCGGTTTCGCCGGCGCGGGCGTACCCGCCGCCGGCGCGGGTGCCGCTGCGGCCATCTCTTTTCCTTGCAAATAACCAGACATGGGAGTCCTTCAATAATGTGCTGACGGCGGCTATTGTAAACCCCGCCGCACGACCGTGCTTAAATCGGCTGTCAGCTGCGGAAGATGAAGTAGACCGCGCCCACCAGGCACAGCGCGGCCCAGATGTAGTCGGTCTTGAACGGCTGGTTCATGTACAGCATCGCGAACGGCACGAACACGGTCAGCGTGATCGCTTCCTGCATGATCTTCAGTTGCGCCAGGCTGTACTGGGTGTGGCCGATGCGGTTGGCCGGCACCTGCAGCAGGTATTCGAACAGGGCGATGCCCCAGCTGATCAGCGCGGCGATCCACCACGGCTTGCTCGACAGGTTTTTCAGGTGGCCATACCAGGCGACCGTCATGAAGACGTTCGACAGGGTCAGCAGGCCAGCGGTTTGAACGATGACAGGGATTTGCATTCAGGAGTCCACCCGGGTGATGGCCTGGTCCGCCACGCCGTGCAGGAAGGCGGTGGCGGGACCGAGGCCGGGCATGACGAGCGCAGGCGCCAGCGCCAGCAGGGGCACCAGCACGAAGGCGCGCTGCGTCAGGAGCGGATGCGGCACCGTCAGCGTGGGCGTGGCGATGCGCTCGTCGCCATACAGCAGCACGTCGAGGTCGAGCGTGCGCGGGGCGTTGCGGTAGGGCCGTTCGCGGCCGTGCTGCTGTTCGATGTCCAGCAGCGCCTGCAGCAGCGCCTCGGCCGGCAGCGCGGTGTCGAGGCGGGCGACCGCGTTGATGTAATCGTCGCCGGAGGAGTCGATGGGCGCCGTGCGGTACAGCGGCGAAACGCCGGTGACGGCGGTATGGGGCAAGCGGCGCAGGCGGGCGACGGCATCGAGCACGTTGGCCCGGGCGTCGCCCAGGTTGGCGCCGATGCCGACGTAGGCCGTGACGCTGCCGGGCTGCGCCATCACTCGCCGGAGCCGTGCGGCACGTCGCCGGCCGGGGCGCCTTCGCCTTGCGGCTTGCGGCGGCGCGGGCCACGGCGGCGCTTGCGCGGCGCCGGTGCCGTTTCGGCGCCGAAGTTGTCGTCGGCTTCGTCGTCATGCGCCTCGGCCTGGACTTCCGCCTCGTCGTTGACGCCTTCTTCGCCGTCCTTATGACGCTGGCCGCGGCGCGGCGGGCGCTTGCGTTTCGAGGCGGTGCCGGAGGCGCTGGAGACCAGCTCGGCGCGCGTGACCTCGTCCGCCTCGTAGAACGCGGTCCACCAGTCGCCCAGTTCCTGCTCGATCTCGCCGGAAGCGCAGCGCAGCAGCAGGAAGTCGTAGCCGGCGCGGAAGCGCGGGTGTTCCAGCAGCTTGTAGGGGTTCTTGCCGTTGCGGCGCTCGAAGCGCGGCTGCATCGACCAGATGTCGCGCATGTCCGAGCCGATCTTGCGTTGCAGGGCCAGCTTTTCCGTCTGCGATTCCAGCACCTCGTCGGCCGCCAGGTGCAGCGCCGGGATCGGGAATTCGCCGGCGGCCTGGTAGGCGTTCCACTTTTCCAGCACCTGGTGCCACAACAGCGACGCGAACAGGAAGCCCGGCGACACGGTCTTGCCGGCCGCGATGCGGCGGTCGGTCGAGTCCAGCGCCAGGGTGACGAACTTGAAGCCCAGCGGCTGCTCCAGCACCACGTCCAGCAGCGGCAGCAGGCCGTGGTGCAGGCCTTCCTTGCGCAGCTGCTGCAGGCAGGCCAGCGCGTGACCGCTCATCAGCAGTTTCAGCATCTCGTCGAACACGCGCGCGGCCGGCACGTTGTTGATCAGCGGGGCCATGACGGCGATCGGCGCGGCCGTCGTCGGCTCGATGTCGAACTTCAGCTTGGCGGCGAAGCGCACCACGCGCAGCATGCGCACCGGGTCTTCGCGGTAGCGCGCTTCCGGCTGGCCGATGATGCGCAGGGTGCGCGCGCGGATGTCCTTCATGCCGCCGTGGTAGTCCAGCACCTGCTGGTTGGCGGGGTTGTAGTACATCGCGTTGATGGTGAAGTCGCGCCGTTCGGCGTCCTCGGCCTGGGTGCCGAAGGTGTTATCGCGCAGCACGCGGCCATGCTCGTCCTTCGGCGCGTTGGCCGTGGCGGTGCCGCGGAAGGTGGTCACTTCCAGCAGGTCCTGGCCGAACATCACGTGCACGATCTGGAAGCGCCGGCCGATGATGAAGGCGCGGCGGAACAGGCGCTTGACCTGCTCGGGCGTGGCGTTGGTGGCCACGTCGAAGTCCTTCGGCTTCACGCCCAGCAGCAGGTCGCGCACGGCGCCACCCACCACGAAGGCCTCGAAGCCGGCTTCCTGCAAGGTGGAGGTGACGCGGACGGCGTTGGCCGACACCATTTTGGGGTCGATGCCGTGCTGCTCCGGTCCCAGTACTTCGGGTACGTCGGTGTTGCGGGCTTCCTTGACGCCCAGGATCTTGCGGATGAATTTCTTAATCATTGAATAGATGGAGTAAAGGCCAGCCTTGCGCGGTAGCGTGGGTGGTGAGCGCGGCGTTCGGGTTGGTCGCTACGGGATGCGTGACGATCGACAGCAGCGGCAGGTCGTTGTGCGAATCGCTGTAGAAGTACACGGCGTCGAAGTGCTCGAGCGTCTTGCCCATCCCTTCCAGCCAGGCCTTGGTGTGGGCGATCTTGCCCTGGCCTTGCGTGGGCGTGCCGTGCAGGCGGCCGGTGATGCGGCCGTCGACGATTTCCGGCATCGCCGCGATCAGGTGCTCGATGCCGAACGCCTTGGCAATGGGTGCCGTGACGAAGTGATTGGTGGCCGTGACGATCGCGACCAGGTCGCCCGCGTCCAGGTGCTTTTGCAGCAGGGCGCGCGCGGCCGGGCGGATGGCCGGCTCGATCACCTCGGTCATGAACTGCTGCTGCAGCGCGGCCAGGCGCTCGGGTTCGAACGCGGCCAGCGTACCCAGGGCGAACTCCAGGTACTCGACGGGGTCCAGCGTGGCGGCCTGGTACTGGGCAAAAAAGGCATCGTTGCGGCGCGCGAACTCGGCGGCATCGACGGCGCCTACCCGGCACAGGAACTGGCCCCACTCGTAATCGGAGTCGATGGGCAGCAGCGTGTGGTCGAGGTCGAACAAGGCCAGGTTCATGCAGTCTCTCAGTCAGTCTTTCGCCTCGGCCTGCAGCCACTCGCGCAGCAGCGGCAGGGTAATCGGGCGTTGGGTTTCAAGGGAATATTGGTCCAGCGAGTCCAGCATCGAGGACAGCGAGCGCATGTCGCGCTGGAAGTGCGACAGCAAATAGGGTAACACGCCGGGCGACAGCGTCAGTCCACGGCTGGCCGCGGCCTGCGACAGCGCGGCCACCTTTTCGTCGTCCGTCAGCCCGTGCAGCTGGTAGATCAGGCCCCAGCCCATCCGGGTGCGCAGATCCTCGCGCACCGGCAGCACGGCCGGCGGCACGGCGCCGCTGCACACCATGAAGGCGCCGTTGGCGCGGATTTCGTTGAACAGCGCGAACGCGTCGATCTGGGCGACCGGCGACAGCTTCTCGCAGTCGTCCAGCAGGTACAGGTCGACCTCGGGCGAATAGACGAATTCCGACTCGATCGAGAATGGCGAGATGTAGCGGGCGCCCTCGGTGGCGGCCAGGGCCTTGAGCAGGTGCGACTTGCCGGCGCCGATCTCGCCCCACAGGTAGGCGAAATGCTCGCGCGACGTGCGCGCGGCGAACTGGCGCATCAGGGCCGCCACTTCGGCATTGCGGCCCACCTCGAACGATTCGAGGGTATGCACCGGCTCGGCGCCCAGGTCCAGCACCAGCTGTTTCATGGCTGGTGCCCCGTGGTCCTGGTCATTGGCATCGTCTTTTCGCTCATCACGGCATGCATTATAGAAGCTGCCGGCAGGCGGGGGCGCTGCGGGGCAGTGAGCGGAGGGCGGGCGGGAAGCGCATGGACAGGCGGCCAGTGGATTTTTTTTAGCGGATGGGACGGGCCATTTTGATAAAATAGCGGACTTGCCGGAATTTGCCTCCAAAACAGCCCAAAAACTGCCTGGAACCAGCGAATTGCGGCCTCCGCCTTCTATTTTACCGCCTCCGCTGCGAAATACACCATGAGCCAACCTTCGAATGTATCCCTGTCCTACCGTGACGCCGGCGTCGATATCGACGCGGGCGATGCCTTAGTTGAAGCGATCAAGCCGTTTGCCAAGCGTACCCTGCGCGAAGGCGTGATGGGCGGCATCGGCGGCTTCGGCGCACTGTTCGAGATCAGCAAGAAGTACAAGGAGCCGGTGCTGGTGTCGGGCACGGACGGCGTGGGCACGAAGCTCAAGCTGGCCTTCGAACTGAACCGCCACGACACCGTCGGCATCGACCTGGTGGCGATGAGCGTCAACGACATCCTGGTGCAGGGCGCCGAGCCGCTGTTCTTCCTCGACTATTTCGCCTGCGGCAAGCTGGACGTGCCGACCGCCACCAGCGTCATCAAGGGGATCGCGCAAGGCTGCGAACAGGCCGGCTGCGCATTGATCGGTGGTGAGACGGCCGAGATGCCGAGCATGTACCCGGCCGGCGAATACGACCTGGCCGGCTTCGCCGTCGGCGCCGTGGAGAAGTCGAAGCTGATCGACGGCACCAAGATCGCCGCGGGCGACGTGGTGCTGGGCCTGGCCTCGTCGGGTGCGCACTCGAACGGTTATTCGCTGGTGCGCAAGATCATCGAAGTGGCCAAGCCGGACCTGGAAGCGGACTTCCACGGCCGCAAGCTGGCGGACGTGCTGATGGCACCGACCCGCATCTACGTCAAGCCGCTGCTGGCGCTGATGGAGTCGATGGAAGTGAAGGGCCTGGTGCACATCACGGGCGGCGGCCTGGTGGAAAACATCCCGCGCGTGCTGCAGGAGCACCTGACGGCGGAACTGGACGGCAAGTCCTGGACGATGCCGCCGCTGTTCCAGTGGCTGCAGCAGCACGGCGGCGTGGCCGATGCCGAGATGCACCGCGTGTTCAACTGCGGCATCGGCATGACGGTGATCGTCTCGGCCGAGAACGCGGATGCGGCCATCGCCCAGCTGACGGCGGCCGGCGAGACCGTCTCGCGCATCGGCACGATCCGTGCGCGCAAGGAAGGCGAGCACCAGACCATCGTCGTGTAAGCGACCCTGAGGCATGCAAAACCCGGCCGTGGCCGGGTTTTTCGTTTTCCGGCCCGTAGCGCTGAGACGACAACCGGCCTTCTTGCACCCGCAAGCAAGGGCTGGGGGCGGACCGCCGGGTCCGACCTCCGGTCTTCGGAACGGTCGGCAGCGACGCTTGCGCGTTGCCCGGAACCGTCGAGGCCCATGGTGCCGCCGCCGAACTCGTTGCAATGCTCACGCTCGCGCAGCACAATGGCAAATCAGAACAACTACGCCGCGCCTCGATTTCCGCGCGCGCTTCCGGGTTCTTGACAGTCGCCTCCCAGGCTTACGTGCCGGAGCCGCCCCTCCCGGGTGGACGAATTTCCATGCTGTTTTCGGAT
Coding sequences:
- the panB gene encoding 3-methyl-2-oxobutanoate hydroxymethyltransferase, which produces MAAAAPAPAAGTPAPAKPVANKAVTIPSLRALHAAGEKIAMLTCYDASFAALMERSGVEILLIGDSLGMVCNGHTSTLPVTVQEVAYHTAAVARGAKSAMIMADLPFGSYGTPEQALASCVQLMQAGAHIVKIEGAGWLADTVRFLTERGVPVCAHIGLTPQFVHQLGGYKVQGKTIESAQALRADALKLQDAGASLVLLEAVPSAVGKDVTDALAIPTIGIGAGPDCSGQVLVMHDLLGVFPGRKARFVKNFMDGQATIEAAFGAYVAAVKDGSFPALEHCF
- a CDS encoding DMT family protein; translated protein: MQIPVIVQTAGLLTLSNVFMTVAWYGHLKNLSSKPWWIAALISWGIALFEYLLQVPANRIGHTQYSLAQLKIMQEAITLTVFVPFAMLYMNQPFKTDYIWAALCLVGAVYFIFRS
- the folK gene encoding 2-amino-4-hydroxy-6-hydroxymethyldihydropteridine diphosphokinase — its product is MAQPGSVTAYVGIGANLGDARANVLDAVARLRRLPHTAVTGVSPLYRTAPIDSSGDDYINAVARLDTALPAEALLQALLDIEQQHGRERPYRNAPRTLDLDVLLYGDERIATPTLTVPHPLLTQRAFVLVPLLALAPALVMPGLGPATAFLHGVADQAITRVDS
- the pcnB gene encoding polynucleotide adenylyltransferase PcnB codes for the protein MIKKFIRKILGVKEARNTDVPEVLGPEQHGIDPKMVSANAVRVTSTLQEAGFEAFVVGGAVRDLLLGVKPKDFDVATNATPEQVKRLFRRAFIIGRRFQIVHVMFGQDLLEVTTFRGTATANAPKDEHGRVLRDNTFGTQAEDAERRDFTINAMYYNPANQQVLDYHGGMKDIRARTLRIIGQPEARYREDPVRMLRVVRFAAKLKFDIEPTTAAPIAVMAPLINNVPAARVFDEMLKLLMSGHALACLQQLRKEGLHHGLLPLLDVVLEQPLGFKFVTLALDSTDRRIAAGKTVSPGFLFASLLWHQVLEKWNAYQAAGEFPIPALHLAADEVLESQTEKLALQRKIGSDMRDIWSMQPRFERRNGKNPYKLLEHPRFRAGYDFLLLRCASGEIEQELGDWWTAFYEADEVTRAELVSSASGTASKRKRPPRRGQRHKDGEEGVNDEAEVQAEAHDDEADDNFGAETAPAPRKRRRGPRRRKPQGEGAPAGDVPHGSGE
- a CDS encoding HAD family hydrolase — its product is MNLALFDLDHTLLPIDSDYEWGQFLCRVGAVDAAEFARRNDAFFAQYQAATLDPVEYLEFALGTLAAFEPERLAALQQQFMTEVIEPAIRPAARALLQKHLDAGDLVAIVTATNHFVTAPIAKAFGIEHLIAAMPEIVDGRITGRLHGTPTQGQGKIAHTKAWLEGMGKTLEHFDAVYFYSDSHNDLPLLSIVTHPVATNPNAALTTHATAQGWPLLHLFND
- the hda gene encoding DnaA regulatory inactivator Hda; this translates as MKQLVLDLGAEPVHTLESFEVGRNAEVAALMRQFAARTSREHFAYLWGEIGAGKSHLLKALAATEGARYISPFSIESEFVYSPEVDLYLLDDCEKLSPVAQIDAFALFNEIRANGAFMVCSGAVPPAVLPVREDLRTRMGWGLIYQLHGLTDDEKVAALSQAAASRGLTLSPGVLPYLLSHFQRDMRSLSSMLDSLDQYSLETQRPITLPLLREWLQAEAKD
- the purM gene encoding phosphoribosylformylglycinamidine cyclo-ligase; this encodes MSQPSNVSLSYRDAGVDIDAGDALVEAIKPFAKRTLREGVMGGIGGFGALFEISKKYKEPVLVSGTDGVGTKLKLAFELNRHDTVGIDLVAMSVNDILVQGAEPLFFLDYFACGKLDVPTATSVIKGIAQGCEQAGCALIGGETAEMPSMYPAGEYDLAGFAVGAVEKSKLIDGTKIAAGDVVLGLASSGAHSNGYSLVRKIIEVAKPDLEADFHGRKLADVLMAPTRIYVKPLLALMESMEVKGLVHITGGGLVENIPRVLQEHLTAELDGKSWTMPPLFQWLQQHGGVADAEMHRVFNCGIGMTVIVSAENADAAIAQLTAAGETVSRIGTIRARKEGEHQTIVV